Proteins co-encoded in one Nonlabens agnitus genomic window:
- a CDS encoding CoA-binding protein — MSKKTLVLGASLKEQRYSNVAIYRLRKFNNDTVAIGLRSGIVDDVKIHTELVPFTDIDTVTLYLNPQRQVPYYDYILSLKPSRVIFNPGTENPEFYQMLENNDIEVEVACTLVMLSTKQY, encoded by the coding sequence ATGTCAAAGAAAACACTGGTGTTGGGAGCATCGCTTAAGGAACAACGTTATTCAAATGTTGCCATTTACCGGTTGAGAAAATTCAATAATGATACGGTAGCTATAGGCTTACGATCTGGAATTGTAGATGACGTCAAAATTCATACAGAACTGGTGCCTTTTACAGACATCGATACAGTGACCTTGTATTTGAATCCGCAGCGTCAGGTGCCTTACTATGATTATATTTTAAGCTTGAAACCCAGCCGTGTCATTTTTAATCCTGGTACTGAAAATCCAGAGTTTTACCAGATGCTGGAGAACAACGACATTGAAGTTGAGGTCGCTTGCACGCTGGTGATGTTGAGTACCAAGCAATATTAG
- a CDS encoding 3-oxoacyl-ACP synthase III family protein, whose translation MYTSRIAGMGKYVPENVVTNDDLASIMDTNDAWIQERTGIKERRHIQKGDDNSTATMGVKAAKIALERAGISKDDVDLIVFATLSPDYYFPGCGVQVQELLDIHTCPALDVRNQCSGFIYGLSVADQFIKTGMYKNVLVIGSENHSGGLDFTTRGRSVSVIFGDGAGAAILTRSEKEGHGILSTHLHSEGKHALELSLKGPSTEYWVPQIIEDDPQEDIPYYPYMNGQFVFKNAVVRFSEVIMEGLKTNNLQVSDIDMLIPHQANLRISQFIQKKFQLSDDQMYNNIQKYGNTTAASIPIALTEAWEEGKIKEGDTVVLAAFGSGFTWGSAVIKW comes from the coding sequence ATGTACACTTCAAGAATTGCCGGAATGGGCAAGTATGTTCCAGAAAATGTCGTCACTAATGACGATCTAGCGAGCATAATGGATACCAATGATGCGTGGATTCAAGAGCGCACCGGTATCAAGGAACGTCGCCATATCCAGAAAGGTGACGACAACAGTACGGCAACCATGGGCGTGAAAGCGGCCAAAATTGCCCTGGAAAGAGCTGGTATTTCTAAGGATGATGTAGATCTGATTGTTTTTGCCACACTTTCTCCAGATTATTATTTTCCTGGTTGTGGTGTTCAAGTACAAGAATTGCTGGATATCCACACGTGTCCAGCGCTGGACGTGCGTAATCAGTGTAGTGGTTTTATCTACGGGTTGTCTGTCGCAGATCAATTTATCAAGACTGGAATGTACAAGAATGTTCTAGTAATAGGATCAGAGAACCACAGTGGTGGTCTGGACTTTACGACACGTGGTAGAAGTGTGAGTGTAATTTTTGGCGATGGTGCAGGAGCAGCGATCTTGACCAGATCAGAAAAAGAAGGTCATGGTATTCTATCGACGCACCTTCATAGTGAAGGAAAACACGCGTTGGAACTTTCACTAAAAGGTCCATCTACAGAATACTGGGTGCCTCAAATTATTGAAGATGATCCGCAAGAGGATATTCCATATTATCCATACATGAACGGACAGTTTGTATTTAAAAATGCCGTGGTACGTTTTAGTGAAGTGATCATGGAAGGTTTAAAAACAAACAACCTGCAAGTAAGCGACATCGATATGCTGATACCGCACCAGGCGAACTTGCGCATCTCTCAGTTTATTCAGAAGAAATTCCAATTGAGCGACGACCAGATGTACAACAACATCCAGAAATACGGTAATACCACGGCAGCATCAATTCCTATTGCGCTTACTGAAGCCTGGGAAGAAGGTAAAATTAAAGAAGGTGATACGGTTGTGCTAGCAGCTTTTGGTAGTGGGTTTACTTGGGGTAGTGCCGTTATAAAGTGGTAA
- a CDS encoding alpha-ketoglutarate-dependent dioxygenase AlkB family protein, with translation MNVWQDTPRPIIALENHFILVCMHNKSNSLIELEIPDAQVYYDEGFFAFAKAKQLFTTLQEQTPWRQNKITVFGKTYDEPRLTQLYGDDQMEYSYSGITFKALEWSPLLQSIKEDVEAATGHQFNICLVNLYRTGADSNGWHADNEPELGKNPVIASVSLGQERFFHLRHSENKEWRYKFPLKNGSLLLMAGATQHTYKHQIAKTKRDIRPRINLTFRKVVDASV, from the coding sequence TTGAATGTCTGGCAAGATACGCCTAGACCCATCATTGCCCTAGAAAACCACTTTATTTTAGTATGCATGCATAACAAGTCCAACTCACTTATTGAACTCGAGATTCCTGATGCTCAAGTGTACTATGATGAAGGATTTTTCGCTTTCGCGAAAGCGAAACAACTTTTCACCACCTTGCAAGAACAAACGCCATGGCGACAAAATAAGATTACCGTTTTTGGCAAGACCTATGACGAGCCACGACTCACGCAACTCTATGGTGACGATCAAATGGAATACAGTTACAGTGGCATTACCTTCAAAGCGCTGGAATGGTCGCCATTGCTACAATCAATCAAAGAAGATGTTGAAGCTGCAACTGGTCATCAATTCAATATTTGCCTGGTCAACCTATACAGAACCGGTGCAGATTCCAACGGCTGGCATGCCGATAATGAACCAGAACTGGGCAAGAATCCGGTGATCGCATCTGTAAGTCTAGGACAGGAACGCTTCTTTCACTTGCGCCACAGTGAGAATAAGGAATGGAGGTACAAATTCCCGCTCAAAAATGGTAGCCTGCTACTCATGGCTGGTGCGACCCAACACACTTACAAACACCAGATTGCCAAAACCAAACGTGATATCCGACCACGTATTAACCTGACCTTTAGAAAAGTCGTGGATGCCAGTGTTTAA
- a CDS encoding TIGR03643 family protein, whose protein sequence is MARAKELIADLDERSIDRIIEMAWEDRTPFSAIEFQFGVTEAEVIKIMRDQMKPSSFRMWRARVQDRPTKHVALRDPEMDRFKCSRQRHITHNKISKR, encoded by the coding sequence ATGGCCAGAGCAAAAGAACTTATAGCAGACCTAGACGAACGTTCCATCGACCGCATCATTGAAATGGCGTGGGAAGACCGCACACCTTTTAGCGCGATAGAATTCCAATTTGGCGTCACTGAAGCAGAAGTAATCAAGATCATGCGCGACCAGATGAAGCCCAGTAGCTTTAGAATGTGGCGCGCCAGAGTTCAGGACAGACCTACAAAACATGTGGCACTGCGCGATCCAGAAATGGACCGATTTAAATGCAGCCGCCAACGCCATATTACACACAATAAGATTTCTAAGAGGTAG
- a CDS encoding alpha/beta hydrolase: MNKLILLLLLPFFALGQNAFKMDKQETTTDPSVVDINEFIKGTLWTPEGADQVPLVILFTGSGPNDRNGNSMMTRNDSHKQLAKVLMENGIATYRYDKRSFTLVKERKPTDDISFNDFVTDAQTVVAHFANDERFSKIILAGHSQGSLVALLSIDKNVDGFISLAGAADPIDQIIVQQIAAQAPGLDKEAAAVFAQMKTQDSVVTKVNPYLMSVVGPGIQPFMKSWMAYHPTDLIKDVAVPTLILNGTRDRQVSIDQAEKLHNALPESKLVIIEGMDHLFKKVGNDDIEAAKSYTDPSFPLHPELVEEILAFVKQ, from the coding sequence ATGAATAAATTAATTCTACTGTTGTTACTTCCATTTTTTGCCTTAGGGCAAAATGCCTTTAAAATGGACAAGCAGGAAACGACCACCGATCCATCTGTCGTGGACATTAATGAATTTATAAAAGGTACACTCTGGACTCCTGAAGGTGCAGATCAAGTTCCATTAGTTATCTTATTTACAGGTAGTGGTCCCAACGATCGCAACGGGAACAGCATGATGACCCGCAATGATTCCCACAAGCAATTGGCTAAAGTCCTAATGGAAAATGGAATCGCCACCTATCGCTATGATAAGCGCAGCTTTACACTAGTTAAAGAAAGAAAACCTACAGACGACATTAGCTTCAACGATTTTGTAACTGACGCTCAAACTGTCGTGGCTCATTTTGCTAATGACGAGAGATTTTCCAAGATCATTCTGGCTGGTCACAGTCAAGGGTCTCTGGTAGCCTTACTATCCATAGATAAAAATGTAGATGGCTTTATATCGCTTGCTGGTGCAGCAGATCCTATTGATCAAATCATAGTCCAGCAAATTGCGGCCCAAGCGCCTGGACTGGACAAAGAAGCAGCAGCTGTTTTTGCCCAGATGAAAACCCAAGACAGCGTGGTTACTAAAGTCAATCCGTACCTTATGTCTGTAGTTGGTCCTGGCATACAACCTTTTATGAAATCGTGGATGGCGTATCATCCTACTGATCTCATCAAAGATGTTGCCGTACCAACCTTGATCCTAAATGGAACTAGAGATCGTCAAGTAAGCATCGATCAAGCTGAAAAACTTCATAATGCATTACCAGAATCAAAATTGGTCATCATTGAAGGAATGGACCATCTTTTTAAAAAGGTAGGTAACGATGATATTGAGGCCGCCAAGAGCTATACAGATCCCAGTTTCCCATTGCACCCAGAACTGGTTGAGGAGATCTTAGCTTTTGTCAAGCAATAA
- a CDS encoding DUF819 family protein encodes MNFQDALVDTSPIITQDTIVFGLLMAALGFVFYTSSKTTGFWQKFYKVVPALLMFYLIPSILSSTGLIASEWKTVEDGQLVENSSSLYFMASRYLLPAALVLMTLSIDLKAVFNLGPKALIMFLTGTLGIVIGGPIAILIVSTFSPETVGGAGPDAVWRGLSTIAGSWIGGGANQAAMLEVYQFNDDLYGGMVLVDIVVANIWMAILLLGIGYAARFDKWTGADVKSIETLKKKITDYSLSVKREATLTDIMVMLGLSFGAVSLAHFGGNYLSAWMEGIDSISKNIYLSFLTSQFFWLISIATIIGIILSYTPVKKYEGTGASRIGSIFIYILVATIGVKMDLRQILENPWLILVGLIWISIHAGLLILVAKLTRSPYFFMAVGSQANVGGAASAPVVAAEFHPSLTTVGVLLAVFGYVVGTVGAILCTILMQIAAPA; translated from the coding sequence ATGAATTTTCAGGACGCATTAGTGGATACATCACCCATCATTACACAAGACACGATCGTGTTTGGATTATTGATGGCGGCGCTGGGTTTTGTATTCTACACCTCATCAAAAACAACTGGATTCTGGCAGAAATTCTACAAAGTAGTTCCTGCTCTGTTGATGTTTTATTTGATACCGTCCATATTGAGTTCTACCGGGTTGATTGCCTCAGAATGGAAAACCGTTGAGGACGGACAGCTGGTTGAAAACAGTTCCTCATTGTATTTCATGGCTTCTCGTTATCTGTTGCCCGCAGCACTAGTTTTGATGACCCTAAGTATTGACCTAAAAGCTGTTTTCAATTTAGGTCCCAAAGCATTGATCATGTTTCTAACGGGAACTTTAGGAATCGTTATAGGTGGTCCTATCGCCATATTGATCGTATCTACCTTTAGCCCAGAAACTGTTGGTGGTGCTGGTCCAGATGCCGTCTGGCGTGGATTGAGTACGATTGCCGGTAGCTGGATAGGTGGTGGCGCTAATCAGGCTGCAATGCTCGAAGTCTATCAATTCAACGATGATCTTTATGGCGGTATGGTGCTCGTGGACATTGTAGTAGCAAACATCTGGATGGCGATTCTTCTATTGGGAATAGGCTATGCAGCAAGGTTTGATAAATGGACTGGTGCCGATGTGAAATCCATTGAAACGCTCAAGAAAAAAATCACTGACTATTCGTTAAGCGTCAAACGCGAGGCCACTTTAACTGATATTATGGTGATGTTGGGTCTAAGTTTCGGAGCTGTGAGTTTGGCTCATTTTGGAGGCAATTATTTATCGGCCTGGATGGAAGGCATCGATTCCATAAGTAAGAATATTTATTTAAGCTTTTTAACGAGCCAATTCTTTTGGTTGATTTCCATAGCCACTATCATAGGAATTATTTTATCCTATACACCCGTAAAGAAATATGAAGGTACAGGCGCATCCAGAATAGGTAGCATTTTTATCTACATATTGGTTGCCACCATTGGTGTCAAAATGGACCTGAGACAGATTTTGGAAAACCCTTGGTTGATCTTGGTAGGCTTGATATGGATTTCCATCCATGCAGGGTTGCTCATACTTGTCGCAAAATTGACCAGATCACCGTATTTCTTTATGGCCGTAGGTAGCCAAGCCAATGTTGGTGGCGCTGCGAGCGCACCTGTCGTCGCTGCAGAATTTCATCCATCGCTAACGACAGTAGGTGTTCTTCTAGCGGTTTTTGGTTATGTGGTAGGAACCGTTGGTGCTATTTTATGTACGATCTTAATGCAAATAGCCGCACCTGCATAA
- a CDS encoding DUF4369 domain-containing protein: protein MRSTLILFVSILMLSSCEPETQNNFVVQGTIEGLKVGTIALQKVQDSTLITLDSVVLDGQSDYKLTYSLEEPELLYLYLDVKDGSKYDDRIAFFAEDTIMTINSNLKNYEKDAVISGSKNQELLEAFKANTSKLNLVYTDLMRRSMELSKVEDPATADIEALNTEYDKYLRKRILYALNYASVHKENEVAPFILLQEGFDANPKLLDSIYNMMPKKIQTSFYGKGLSEMIQKAKLN from the coding sequence ATGAGATCTACCCTAATTCTATTCGTTTCCATTTTGATGTTGAGCTCATGTGAGCCAGAAACCCAAAACAACTTTGTCGTTCAAGGAACCATTGAAGGTTTGAAGGTAGGAACCATAGCATTACAAAAGGTTCAAGATTCTACATTAATCACCTTAGACAGCGTTGTTCTAGATGGCCAAAGCGATTATAAGCTTACCTACAGTCTTGAGGAACCCGAGCTTTTATATCTATATCTTGATGTCAAGGACGGTTCCAAATACGACGACCGCATCGCCTTTTTTGCAGAGGACACCATCATGACTATCAACTCCAATCTCAAGAACTATGAAAAAGATGCCGTCATTTCAGGATCCAAAAATCAGGAATTGCTGGAAGCCTTCAAGGCAAACACCTCAAAATTGAATCTCGTTTATACAGATTTGATGAGACGTAGCATGGAGTTGAGCAAAGTAGAAGATCCTGCGACCGCAGACATTGAGGCGTTGAACACAGAATACGACAAGTATCTTAGAAAACGCATTTTATATGCCCTTAACTATGCCAGCGTTCACAAGGAAAATGAAGTGGCGCCTTTTATTTTATTGCAGGAAGGCTTTGATGCCAACCCTAAATTGCTGGACAGCATCTATAATATGATGCCAAAAAAAATTCAGACAAGTTTTTATGGAAAAGGCTTGTCTGAAATGATTCAAAAAGCAAAACTTAATTAG
- a CDS encoding type I phosphomannose isomerase catalytic subunit: MMEWYPLIFEPIYKEKIWGGSKLNELKSIDPAISNLGESWEISDVDDTISIVKNGVLAGTSIKELLELHGSELLGKPVFERFGSRFPLLIKYIDTAQDLSIQLHPDDQLAQNKHDSFGKTEMWYIMDASPEAQLTLGFKEASDEFAFAKAITSNQLLNLLNRHQVTPGESFVIKPGFVHAIGAGITLAEIQQSSDITYRVHDYGREDAHGNQRDLHVQEAIAAADYSKASDYQLHYNEDQYDRQQLVKTIYFKTDILRFKEACPIELSTGFSFTILMNVGASCELVHAGKTYVFESVQTYLIPAAVENISVTPHGEGKLLVVSV; the protein is encoded by the coding sequence ATGATGGAATGGTACCCGCTTATATTTGAGCCCATTTATAAGGAAAAAATATGGGGCGGCAGTAAGCTTAACGAGCTCAAATCCATTGATCCTGCTATTTCAAACCTAGGCGAAAGCTGGGAAATAAGCGATGTAGACGATACTATTTCCATCGTAAAGAATGGAGTACTTGCCGGCACTTCAATCAAAGAATTACTTGAGCTTCATGGTAGCGAACTTCTGGGTAAACCTGTTTTTGAAAGATTCGGCTCTAGGTTTCCTTTATTGATCAAATACATCGATACCGCGCAGGACCTATCCATCCAGCTGCATCCAGACGATCAACTGGCACAAAATAAACACGACAGCTTTGGCAAGACAGAGATGTGGTACATCATGGATGCAAGTCCAGAGGCACAACTCACGTTGGGTTTTAAAGAAGCTAGTGATGAGTTCGCTTTCGCGAAAGCGATAACATCCAATCAACTGCTTAATTTATTGAACAGGCATCAAGTTACACCAGGTGAGTCTTTTGTGATCAAGCCAGGTTTTGTACATGCCATCGGCGCAGGAATCACGCTAGCCGAAATACAGCAAAGCAGCGATATCACTTACCGCGTCCACGATTATGGTCGTGAAGATGCTCATGGTAACCAGCGCGATTTGCACGTTCAAGAAGCGATCGCCGCTGCAGATTATAGCAAGGCCAGCGACTATCAATTGCACTATAACGAGGATCAATACGACCGTCAACAGTTAGTCAAAACAATATATTTTAAAACAGATATCCTTCGATTTAAAGAAGCGTGCCCCATTGAGCTGTCGACAGGTTTCAGCTTCACGATTCTTATGAATGTAGGTGCGTCCTGCGAGCTGGTCCACGCTGGAAAAACCTATGTATTTGAATCTGTACAAACTTATTTGATACCTGCCGCTGTGGAGAACATAAGCGTCACGCCTCATGGCGAAGGCAAATTATTGGTTGTGTCTGTATAG
- a CDS encoding 6-pyruvoyl trahydropterin synthase family protein: MRITAYRKAHFNAAHRLYRKDWDDQKNLEVFGKCSNPHYHGHNYDLEVGVSGTVDPETGFLIDLKILKDIIKEHVEDALDHKNLNEQVAEFKNLNPTAENIAYVIYNKIKEQLDPKYDLEVKLYETPRNFVVYRGE, from the coding sequence ATGAGAATTACAGCCTATAGAAAAGCCCATTTCAATGCCGCGCACCGTTTATACCGCAAGGATTGGGATGATCAAAAAAACCTAGAGGTTTTTGGTAAATGCAGCAACCCACATTATCACGGTCATAACTACGATCTTGAAGTTGGTGTGAGCGGAACGGTAGATCCTGAAACTGGTTTTTTGATCGATTTAAAAATTCTCAAGGACATCATTAAGGAACACGTAGAGGATGCTCTAGATCACAAAAATCTCAACGAGCAAGTTGCAGAGTTCAAAAATTTGAATCCTACGGCAGAAAATATCGCGTACGTTATCTACAACAAAATAAAAGAGCAGTTGGATCCTAAGTACGATCTAGAAGTTAAATTGTACGAGACACCACGTAATTTTGTGGTTTACAGAGGTGAATGA
- the idi gene encoding isopentenyl-diphosphate Delta-isomerase, with translation MEEKVILVNEKDEQIGLMEKIEAHEKALLHRAFSVFVVNDQNEIMLQQRAHEKYHSPGLWTNTCCSHQREGESNIAAGKRRLMEEMGFTTELKELFHFIYIAPFDNGLTEHELDHVMVGTFNDEPNLNPHEVADWKWMTASDIKADMEQQPEIYTEWFKIIFDQYYNHIS, from the coding sequence TTGGAAGAAAAAGTTATACTCGTTAATGAAAAGGATGAGCAAATAGGGCTCATGGAAAAGATAGAGGCGCATGAAAAGGCTTTATTGCATAGGGCATTTTCTGTTTTTGTCGTGAATGACCAGAACGAAATCATGCTCCAGCAGCGAGCTCATGAAAAATACCACTCACCAGGATTGTGGACCAACACATGTTGCAGTCACCAGCGTGAAGGAGAATCAAATATAGCTGCTGGTAAACGTCGCTTGATGGAAGAAATGGGCTTTACTACAGAGCTTAAAGAGCTTTTCCATTTTATCTACATTGCACCCTTTGATAATGGATTGACAGAACATGAGCTGGATCATGTCATGGTAGGTACATTTAATGATGAACCCAATCTAAACCCACATGAAGTGGCAGACTGGAAATGGATGACCGCTAGTGATATTAAGGCCGATATGGAACAACAACCTGAGATCTATACCGAGTGGTTCAAGATCATCTTTGATCAATATTATAATCACATCTCATGA
- a CDS encoding peptide chain release factor 3 — MKFKDQIARRRTFGIISHPDAGKTTLTEKLLLYGGAIQEAGAVKSNKIKKGAASDFMEIERQRGISVATSVLAFEYDNKKINILDTPGHKDFAEDTFRTLTAVDSVIVVIDVAKGVEEQTEKLVEVCRMRNIPIIVFINKMDREGKDAFDLMDEIEQKLHLRVTPLSFPIGMGYDLKGIYNIGKKNVNLFTGDSVKQRKNLISINNLTDPKLDELVGSRAAETLREEIELVEGIYPDYDRQEYLDGKLQPIFFGSALHNFGVKELLDGFIDIAPSPRPKKAEERIVQPDEKEFSGFVFKIHANMDPRHRDRLAFVKVVSGVFERNTAYKHVRLDKNLKFSSPNAFFAEKKEIVDESFPGDIVGLHDTGNFKIGDTLTAGEDLHYKGIPSFSPEHFRYINNADPMKSKQLAKGVDQLMDEGVAQLFTLELNGRKVIGTVGALQFEVIQYRLEHEYGATCSYENLNVHKACWVDTADKNSAEFKDFKRVKAKFLAHDKRGQLVFFADSAFSLQMTQQKYPSIKFHFVSEFDSIAE, encoded by the coding sequence ATGAAATTCAAAGATCAAATTGCCCGAAGAAGGACCTTCGGTATCATATCTCACCCAGATGCGGGAAAGACCACGCTTACTGAAAAGCTGCTTCTATACGGTGGCGCCATTCAAGAAGCTGGAGCCGTAAAGTCCAACAAAATTAAAAAAGGTGCTGCCAGTGACTTTATGGAGATTGAGAGACAGCGTGGGATTTCTGTCGCTACCTCTGTACTTGCCTTTGAATACGACAACAAAAAAATCAATATTCTAGACACGCCAGGTCACAAAGACTTTGCTGAGGATACCTTTAGAACCTTGACAGCTGTGGATAGTGTAATTGTCGTTATCGATGTGGCAAAAGGTGTTGAGGAACAAACAGAAAAACTGGTGGAAGTTTGTCGCATGCGCAACATTCCCATTATTGTTTTTATCAATAAAATGGATCGAGAAGGTAAAGATGCCTTTGATCTCATGGATGAAATTGAGCAAAAGCTTCATTTGAGAGTGACACCTTTAAGTTTCCCAATAGGAATGGGTTATGACTTGAAAGGGATTTACAACATTGGTAAGAAAAATGTTAACCTATTCACGGGAGATTCTGTCAAACAACGCAAAAACCTTATTTCCATCAATAATCTTACAGATCCTAAACTGGATGAACTCGTAGGCAGTAGAGCCGCCGAAACCTTGCGGGAAGAAATTGAACTTGTGGAAGGAATATATCCTGACTACGATCGTCAGGAATATCTTGATGGTAAATTACAACCTATCTTTTTTGGAAGTGCGTTGCATAATTTTGGAGTGAAAGAATTGCTTGATGGGTTTATAGATATTGCGCCTTCACCAAGGCCTAAAAAAGCAGAAGAAAGAATCGTACAGCCAGACGAGAAAGAGTTCAGTGGGTTTGTTTTTAAGATTCATGCTAACATGGATCCTAGACACAGAGACCGACTTGCCTTTGTAAAAGTTGTAAGTGGAGTTTTTGAACGTAATACTGCCTACAAACATGTACGGCTCGATAAAAATTTGAAGTTCTCCAGCCCTAACGCCTTTTTTGCTGAAAAAAAGGAAATTGTTGATGAGTCCTTTCCTGGTGATATCGTTGGTTTGCACGACACCGGTAATTTTAAAATAGGTGACACGCTCACGGCTGGCGAGGATCTGCATTATAAAGGAATCCCATCCTTTTCTCCAGAGCATTTTAGATACATCAACAATGCAGACCCTATGAAGTCCAAACAACTGGCCAAAGGTGTGGACCAGCTTATGGATGAAGGCGTTGCCCAATTGTTTACTCTAGAACTGAATGGTCGCAAAGTTATAGGAACCGTAGGAGCACTACAGTTTGAGGTCATTCAATACCGTTTGGAACATGAATATGGCGCCACGTGTTCCTATGAGAATTTGAATGTCCACAAGGCATGTTGGGTGGACACTGCAGATAAAAACTCAGCTGAATTCAAGGACTTCAAGAGAGTTAAGGCTAAGTTCTTAGCTCATGACAAACGTGGTCAACTCGTATTTTTTGCAGATTCTGCTTTCTCGTTGCAAATGACGCAACAAAAATACCCAAGCATTAAATTCCACTTTGTATCAGAGTTCGATAGTATTGCAGAATAG